The proteins below are encoded in one region of Nitrospirota bacterium:
- the glnA gene encoding glutamine synthetase (forms a homododecamer; forms glutamine from ammonia and glutamate with the conversion of ATP to ADP and phosphate; also functions in the assimilation of ammonia; highly regulated protein controlled by the addition/removal of adenylyl groups by adenylyltransferase from specific tyrosine residues; addition of adenylyl groups results in inactivation of the enzyme) translates to LANVPSMPGSLEEALNNLEADHAFLLKGDVFTKDAIETWISYKRTKEVDALRLRPHPYEFFLYYDL, encoded by the coding sequence ACTGGCCAATGTGCCGTCCATGCCGGGGTCGCTCGAGGAGGCCCTGAACAACCTCGAAGCGGACCATGCATTCCTCCTGAAGGGCGACGTGTTCACCAAGGATGCCATTGAGACATGGATCAGCTATAAAAGGACCAAGGAGGTGGATGCCCTCAGGCTCCGTCCCCATCCCTACGAGTTCTTTCTGTACTACGACCTTTAA